A single region of the Streptomyces virginiae genome encodes:
- a CDS encoding C40 family peptidase, which yields MASHRRAGLGSLDRNTKVTVLTAAAATAAVAMTGVPASAAPGLPHEPGGGARTGISAQVDRLFEEAEQATERFNEAGEKADRLRVEVNRAQDAVARGQERINTMRGVLGTYAGAQYRGGGIDPAIGLMLAEDPDAYLERAAALDRLTGRQARQLEELREEQRELGQERREAAGKLAELDALRSDVARHKRSVTAKLAAARRLLNAMPSGERADYERASRSGGRPEGLPELSSLGPSSGRAATAVMAARAAVGRPYVWGSTGPSGFDCSGLMVWSYRQAGVSLPRTSQAQRHAGRQVPLSQARPGDLVTYRSDASHVGMYVGNGQVVHAPYPGARVRYDPVGMMPVSSVTRP from the coding sequence GGGCTCGGCAGCCTCGACCGGAACACGAAGGTCACCGTCCTCACCGCCGCCGCGGCCACGGCCGCGGTCGCCATGACGGGCGTACCCGCGAGCGCGGCACCCGGCCTCCCTCACGAACCCGGCGGCGGGGCGAGAACGGGCATCAGCGCCCAGGTCGACCGCCTCTTCGAGGAGGCCGAGCAGGCCACCGAACGCTTCAACGAGGCGGGCGAGAAGGCCGACCGGCTCCGCGTCGAGGTCAACCGGGCCCAGGACGCGGTGGCCCGCGGCCAGGAGCGCATCAACACCATGCGGGGCGTCCTGGGCACCTACGCCGGGGCCCAGTACCGGGGCGGCGGCATCGACCCCGCCATCGGGCTGATGCTGGCCGAGGACCCCGACGCCTACCTGGAACGGGCGGCCGCCCTCGACCGGCTGACCGGCCGGCAGGCCCGCCAGCTCGAGGAACTCCGCGAGGAGCAGCGCGAACTCGGCCAGGAGCGCCGGGAGGCCGCCGGGAAACTCGCCGAACTCGACGCCCTGCGCTCCGACGTGGCCCGGCACAAGCGCTCCGTCACCGCGAAGCTCGCGGCAGCCCGCCGGCTGCTCAACGCCATGCCCTCCGGGGAGCGGGCCGACTACGAACGCGCCTCGCGCTCCGGGGGCCGCCCCGAGGGACTGCCCGAGCTGTCCTCCCTGGGCCCGTCCTCCGGGCGCGCCGCGACCGCCGTCATGGCGGCCCGCGCCGCGGTCGGCCGACCCTACGTGTGGGGCTCCACCGGTCCCTCCGGCTTCGACTGCTCCGGGCTGATGGTCTGGTCGTACCGGCAGGCCGGGGTCTCGCTGCCGCGTACCTCCCAGGCCCAGCGGCACGCCGGCCGGCAGGTGCCGCTCTCGCAGGCCCGCCCCGGCGACCTGGTGACGTACCGCTCGGACGCCAGCCACGTCGGCATGTACGTCGGCAACGGCCAGGTGGTGCACGCCCCGTATCCCGGGGCCAGGGTCCGCTACGACCCGGTCGGGATGATGCCCGTCTCCTCGGTGACCCGGCCCTAG